A portion of the Micromonospora tarapacensis genome contains these proteins:
- the trxB gene encoding thioredoxin-disulfide reductase — MDEVRNLVIIGSGPAGYTAAVYAARANLNPLVIEGVQSGGALMTTTEVENFPGFADGILGPELMDNMRKQAERFGAEFLTDDVTRVELADTGHPGTVSTVWVGENAHRARAVILATGSAWRPLGVPGEQEYLGHGVSSCATCDGFFFRNQHIVVVGGGDSAMEEASFLTRFADSVTIIHRRDSFRASKIMAERALGNDKIKVEWNTVVEEVLGADGKVSGVRVRNVHTGEAKVLDVTGVFVAIGHDPRSELFRGQVEMDDEGYVKVEAPSTRTSIPGVFAAGDLVDHTYRQAITAAGTGCAAALDAERFIATLPRS; from the coding sequence GTGGACGAGGTCCGCAACCTGGTCATCATCGGCTCCGGGCCGGCCGGCTACACCGCGGCGGTGTACGCGGCGCGCGCCAACCTCAACCCACTGGTCATCGAGGGCGTGCAGTCCGGCGGCGCGCTGATGACCACCACCGAGGTGGAGAACTTCCCCGGTTTCGCGGACGGCATCCTCGGTCCCGAGCTGATGGACAACATGCGCAAGCAGGCCGAGCGGTTCGGTGCCGAGTTCCTGACCGACGACGTCACCCGGGTCGAGTTGGCCGACACCGGCCACCCGGGCACGGTGAGCACCGTCTGGGTCGGCGAGAACGCCCACCGGGCCCGGGCGGTCATCCTCGCCACCGGTTCCGCCTGGCGTCCGCTCGGCGTCCCCGGCGAGCAGGAGTACCTCGGCCACGGCGTCTCCTCCTGCGCCACCTGCGACGGCTTCTTCTTCCGCAACCAGCACATCGTGGTCGTCGGTGGCGGTGACTCGGCGATGGAGGAGGCCAGCTTCCTGACCCGCTTCGCCGACTCGGTGACCATCATCCACCGTCGGGACTCGTTCCGGGCAAGCAAGATCATGGCTGAGCGGGCGCTGGGCAACGACAAGATCAAGGTCGAGTGGAACACCGTGGTCGAGGAGGTGCTCGGCGCGGACGGCAAGGTCTCCGGCGTACGGGTGCGTAACGTCCACACCGGCGAGGCCAAGGTCCTCGACGTCACCGGCGTGTTCGTGGCGATCGGCCACGACCCGCGCAGCGAGCTGTTCCGCGGGCAGGTGGAGATGGACGACGAGGGCTACGTGAAGGTCGAGGCGCCGAGCACCCGGACCAGCATCCCCGGCGTCTTCGCCGCCGGAGACCTGGTCGACCACACGTACCGGCAGGCCATCACGGCGGCCGGCACCGGCTGCGCGGCCGCCCTGGACGCGGAGCGCTTCATCGCCACCCTGCCCAGGAGCTGA
- a CDS encoding GNAT family N-acetyltransferase, with translation MSRRLVSLTLDTLEDLPRPCRQCVYWELDPVSADRACAVGDPGLEKEAWVSQTLLEWGSCGKLVYVDGLPAGFVMYAPPAYVPRSMAFPTSPVSADAALLMTANVVPAFSGGGLGRMLVQGVARDLTKRGIKAIEAFGDAKFGDDADPAGACVAPADFFLSVGFKTVRPHPRFPRLRLELRTALSWKSDVEYALEKLLGSMSPESLLRPVRPTPATRSAG, from the coding sequence ATGTCGCGACGTCTGGTCAGCCTGACCCTGGACACCCTGGAGGACCTGCCCCGTCCCTGCCGGCAGTGCGTCTACTGGGAGCTTGATCCGGTTTCCGCCGATCGGGCCTGCGCCGTCGGCGACCCCGGGCTGGAGAAGGAGGCGTGGGTGTCGCAGACCCTGCTGGAATGGGGTTCCTGCGGCAAGCTGGTCTACGTCGACGGCCTGCCGGCCGGCTTCGTCATGTACGCTCCGCCGGCCTACGTGCCCCGCTCGATGGCGTTCCCGACCTCGCCGGTCTCCGCCGACGCGGCGCTGCTGATGACCGCGAACGTGGTGCCCGCGTTCTCCGGTGGTGGGCTCGGCCGGATGCTGGTCCAGGGGGTGGCCCGGGATCTGACCAAGCGGGGGATCAAGGCGATCGAGGCGTTCGGCGACGCGAAGTTCGGCGACGACGCCGATCCCGCCGGGGCCTGCGTCGCCCCTGCCGACTTCTTCCTCTCGGTGGGCTTCAAGACGGTCCGCCCGCATCCGCGCTTCCCCCGCCTGCGGCTGGAACTGCGGACGGCGTTGAGCTGGAAGTCCGACGTCGAGTACGCGTTGGAGAAGCTGCTCGGCTCGATGAGCCCCGAGTCGCTGCTGCGCCCGGTCCGCCCGACCCCGGCCACCCGATCCGCCGGCTGA
- a CDS encoding ParB/RepB/Spo0J family partition protein, with amino-acid sequence MKNRPRGGLGRGLGALIPTAPVQDAGAGASTLTAGASGAPVAAVPPAPAAPAPTTATDHMLSPVPGARFAEIPVDSIVPNPKQPRQVFDEEALEELKTSIQEVGFLQPIVVRQLDDEKFELVMGERRWRAAQAVGRDNIPAIVRDTRDDAMLRDALLENIHRANLNPLEEAAAYQQLLEEFGATHEELARRIGRSRPQISNTIRLLNLPAQVQRRVAAGVLSAGHARALLSLEDPETQEQLALRIVAEGLSVRATEEIVALALSEGPSKKESARRRPTPHAPALNDLADRLSDRFDTRVKVDIGRSKGKITIEFATVDDLERIVGIIGVEREEPED; translated from the coding sequence ATGAAGAACCGTCCTCGGGGCGGGCTGGGACGGGGCCTGGGGGCGCTCATTCCGACCGCGCCGGTGCAGGATGCTGGCGCCGGAGCCAGCACGCTGACCGCGGGAGCGAGTGGAGCGCCGGTCGCAGCCGTGCCTCCCGCGCCGGCAGCGCCGGCTCCGACCACTGCCACTGACCACATGCTCAGCCCGGTACCCGGTGCCCGCTTCGCGGAGATCCCGGTCGACTCGATCGTGCCGAACCCGAAGCAGCCCCGGCAGGTCTTCGACGAGGAGGCCCTGGAGGAGTTGAAGACCTCCATCCAGGAGGTCGGCTTCCTCCAACCGATCGTGGTGCGCCAGCTGGACGACGAGAAGTTCGAACTCGTCATGGGCGAGCGACGGTGGCGAGCCGCCCAGGCCGTCGGCCGTGACAACATCCCGGCGATCGTGCGTGACACCCGCGACGACGCCATGCTGCGGGACGCACTGCTGGAGAACATCCACCGGGCGAATCTGAACCCGCTGGAGGAGGCCGCCGCCTACCAGCAACTGCTGGAGGAGTTCGGGGCCACTCACGAAGAGTTGGCCCGGCGGATCGGCCGCAGCCGACCGCAGATCTCGAACACCATCAGACTGCTCAACCTGCCGGCGCAGGTGCAGCGTCGCGTCGCCGCCGGCGTGCTGTCCGCCGGGCACGCTCGGGCGCTGCTCAGTCTGGAGGATCCCGAGACGCAGGAGCAGTTGGCACTGCGGATCGTCGCCGAAGGCCTGTCGGTCCGGGCCACCGAGGAAATCGTCGCGCTGGCCCTGAGCGAAGGGCCGAGCAAGAAGGAGTCCGCGAGGCGGCGGCCGACGCCGCACGCGCCCGCACTCAACGACCTGGCCGACCGGCTTTCCGACCGCTTCGACACGCGGGTGAAGGTCGACATCGGGCGGAGCAAGGGCAAGATAACTATCGAGTTCGCCACGGTGGACGATCTCGAGCGGATCGTCGGCATCATCGGGGTCGAACGCGAGGAACCCGAGGACTGA
- the trxA gene encoding thioredoxin — MGATKSVTDASFAVDVLKSDKPVLVDFWAEWCGPCRKVSPLLEEIAGEMGDQVSIVKLNIDENPETARTYRVMSVPTLTVFKNGEPVQSIAGAKPKGELLKLIESAL, encoded by the coding sequence GTGGGAGCAACCAAGTCGGTCACCGACGCGAGTTTCGCCGTCGACGTGCTGAAGTCCGACAAGCCGGTCCTGGTGGATTTCTGGGCTGAATGGTGCGGCCCGTGCCGCAAGGTGTCGCCGCTGCTGGAGGAGATCGCCGGCGAGATGGGCGACCAGGTCAGCATCGTCAAGCTCAACATCGACGAGAACCCGGAGACCGCCCGGACGTACCGGGTGATGTCGGTGCCCACCCTCACCGTGTTCAAGAACGGCGAACCGGTGCAGTCGATCGCGGGTGCCAAGCCCAAGGGCGAACTGCTCAAGCTGATCGAATCGGCGCTCTGA
- a CDS encoding D-alanine--D-alanine ligase family protein yields the protein MGVTAAEEGFVSGPATTDLHVLVLAGGLSYERDVSLRSGRRVLDALRAVGMEAELRDADVALLPALTADPPDAVVIALHGATGEDGSLRGVLDLCGVQYVGCDARASRLAWDKPSAKAVLREAGIATPDWVALPHDRFSELGAVAVLDRIVDRLGLPLMVKPAQGGSGLGAAVVRDAASLPAAMVGCFAYDSTALVERYVPGMDVAVSVIDLGDGPQALPPVEIVPRNGLYDYAARYTAGRTTWHTPARLEPAVAESVAQVALAAHSALGLRDLSRVDLIVDSTGRPNVLEVNVSPGMTETSLLPLAVQASGLDFGQVMGGLVARAAAR from the coding sequence ATGGGTGTCACCGCTGCCGAAGAAGGCTTCGTGTCCGGTCCCGCCACCACCGACCTCCATGTGCTCGTGCTCGCCGGTGGTCTGTCATACGAACGTGACGTGTCGCTGCGCTCCGGCCGCCGGGTGCTCGACGCGCTGCGTGCCGTCGGGATGGAGGCCGAGTTGCGCGACGCCGACGTCGCCCTCCTTCCGGCGCTGACCGCCGATCCACCCGACGCCGTGGTGATCGCCCTGCACGGCGCCACCGGCGAGGACGGCTCGCTGCGCGGAGTGCTCGACCTCTGCGGCGTGCAGTACGTCGGATGTGATGCCCGGGCCTCCCGCCTGGCCTGGGACAAGCCCTCGGCGAAGGCGGTGCTGCGCGAGGCGGGCATCGCCACCCCGGACTGGGTCGCTCTGCCGCACGACCGGTTCAGCGAGCTGGGGGCGGTCGCCGTACTGGACCGAATCGTGGACCGGCTGGGGCTGCCTCTGATGGTGAAGCCCGCGCAGGGCGGTTCCGGCCTCGGCGCCGCCGTGGTCCGGGATGCGGCGTCGCTGCCGGCAGCCATGGTCGGTTGTTTCGCGTACGACTCGACCGCACTCGTCGAGCGGTACGTGCCCGGCATGGACGTGGCGGTCTCCGTCATCGACCTGGGCGACGGTCCGCAGGCGCTGCCTCCGGTCGAGATCGTGCCACGCAACGGGCTGTACGACTACGCCGCCCGCTACACCGCCGGCCGGACCACCTGGCACACGCCGGCCCGCCTGGAGCCCGCGGTGGCCGAGTCGGTGGCACAGGTCGCGCTGGCCGCCCACAGCGCGCTCGGCCTGCGTGACCTCAGCCGGGTCGATCTGATCGTCGACTCGACCGGTCGGCCGAACGTCCTCGAGGTCAACGTCTCGCCCGGAATGACCGAGACGTCGCTGCTGCCGCTCGCGGTGCAGGCGTCCGGTCTCGACTTCGGGCAGGTGATGGGCGGCTTGGTCGCCCGCGCCGCCGCTCGCTGA
- the sigM gene encoding RNA polymerase sigma factor SigM yields MEVRDAGRNPTGAASAGGPVSDLDLLHAHVAGDRDAFGELFHRHRDRLWAVALRTIGDREEAADALQDAMLSAHRAAGRFRGDSAVTTWLHRIVVNACLDRIRRRQAHPTVPLPDGTRGPEDGSGVGGVEPAAPVRDHDTAMVVRDALAALPLEQRAALVLVDVQGYPVAEVARILRVAEGTVKSRCARGRARLAVTLGHLRPRPAPDGGSNVPGVTGGNPGPSPGVRSGSGRSRSSADQQEEA; encoded by the coding sequence ATGGAGGTACGCGACGCCGGGCGGAACCCCACGGGTGCGGCGTCGGCGGGCGGCCCGGTCAGCGACCTCGATCTGCTGCATGCCCACGTTGCCGGCGACCGGGACGCGTTCGGCGAGTTGTTCCACCGCCACCGGGATCGGCTCTGGGCGGTTGCCCTGCGGACGATCGGCGACCGTGAGGAGGCCGCGGACGCCCTCCAGGACGCGATGCTCTCCGCCCACCGCGCCGCCGGCCGGTTCCGGGGTGATTCGGCCGTCACCACCTGGCTGCACCGGATCGTGGTGAACGCCTGCCTCGACCGGATCCGCCGCCGCCAGGCCCACCCGACGGTGCCGCTGCCCGACGGTACCCGCGGTCCCGAGGATGGTTCAGGCGTCGGCGGCGTCGAGCCGGCCGCACCGGTACGCGACCACGACACCGCGATGGTCGTGCGGGACGCCCTCGCCGCGCTTCCGCTGGAGCAGCGGGCCGCACTCGTCCTGGTGGACGTCCAGGGTTACCCGGTCGCCGAGGTCGCGCGGATCCTCAGGGTGGCCGAGGGAACGGTCAAGAGCCGGTGTGCCCGGGGCCGCGCCCGCCTGGCGGTGACGCTCGGGCACCTGCGGCCCCGGCCGGCCCCCGACGGCGGGTCGAACGTGCCGGGGGTCACCGGGGGGAACCCGGGGCCCTCCCCAGGCGTCCGATCGGGGTCGGGGCGGTCCCGATCGTCTGCCGACCAGCAGGAGGAAGCGTGA
- a CDS encoding aminotransferase-like domain-containing protein: MTGTTLDDYTDRYARRVRGMTASEIRALFAVASRPEVVSLAGGAPYIAALPLDAVGEMLGRLGAEHGTTTLQYGIGQGTLELRERICEVMALSGIDASCGASPEDVVVTVGGQQALDLIARLFLDPGDVVLAEGPTYVGALGVFQAAQAQVVHVPMDDDGLIPEALETAIADQARAGRRVKFLYTIPTYQNPAGVTLTEERRERVLDICERAGLLVVEDDPYGQLGFESEAPAPLRARRRDGVFYLSTFSKTFAPGLRVGWILAPHAVREKLVIASEAQILCPSAYAQAAVTTYLSSMPWREQLKIYREVYRERRDAMLTALEDLMPAGTRWTVPGGGLFVWATLPDGLDSKAMMPRAIAARVAYVPGTGFYADGSGNGHIRLNFSFPPPERIREGVRRLASVMEQDIAMRRVFGAVGGPGTRRGRAGSDAPGPDLA, from the coding sequence ATGACCGGCACGACACTCGACGACTACACCGACCGGTACGCCCGCCGGGTGCGCGGAATGACCGCCTCCGAGATCAGGGCGCTGTTCGCGGTCGCCAGCCGGCCGGAGGTGGTGTCGCTCGCGGGCGGTGCTCCGTACATCGCCGCGCTGCCGCTGGACGCCGTCGGCGAGATGCTCGGCCGGCTCGGTGCCGAGCACGGGACCACCACGCTGCAGTACGGCATCGGGCAGGGAACCCTGGAGCTGCGGGAGCGGATCTGCGAGGTGATGGCCCTCTCCGGCATCGACGCGTCCTGCGGCGCCTCGCCGGAGGACGTGGTGGTGACCGTCGGCGGGCAGCAGGCGCTCGACCTGATCGCCCGGCTCTTCCTCGACCCGGGCGATGTGGTGCTCGCCGAGGGGCCGACCTACGTCGGTGCGCTCGGCGTGTTCCAGGCCGCCCAGGCGCAGGTCGTGCACGTTCCGATGGACGACGACGGCCTGATCCCGGAGGCGCTGGAGACCGCCATTGCCGATCAGGCCCGCGCCGGGCGGCGGGTCAAGTTCCTCTACACCATCCCCACCTACCAGAACCCGGCCGGCGTGACGCTGACCGAGGAGCGGCGGGAGCGGGTGCTCGACATCTGCGAACGCGCCGGCCTGCTGGTGGTCGAGGACGATCCGTACGGCCAGCTGGGCTTCGAGAGCGAGGCGCCGGCGCCGCTGCGGGCGAGGCGCCGCGACGGCGTCTTCTACCTCAGCACCTTCTCCAAGACCTTTGCCCCCGGACTGCGCGTCGGGTGGATCCTCGCGCCGCACGCCGTACGCGAAAAGCTGGTGATCGCCAGCGAGGCGCAGATCCTGTGCCCCAGCGCGTACGCCCAAGCCGCCGTGACCACCTACCTCAGCAGCATGCCATGGCGTGAGCAGTTGAAGATCTACCGGGAGGTCTACCGGGAGCGGCGGGATGCGATGCTCACCGCGCTGGAGGATCTGATGCCGGCGGGGACCAGGTGGACCGTTCCCGGCGGCGGGCTCTTCGTCTGGGCGACACTGCCGGACGGGCTGGACTCGAAGGCGATGATGCCCCGGGCCATCGCCGCACGGGTCGCGTACGTCCCTGGGACGGGCTTCTACGCCGACGGGAGTGGCAACGGTCACATCCGGCTCAACTTCTCGTTCCCCCCGCCCGAACGGATCCGGGAAGGCGTCCGCCGGCTGGCCAGCGTCATGGAACAGGACATCGCCATGCGGCGGGTTTTCGGCGCGGTCGGTGGGCCCGGCACCCGACGCGGGCGGGCCGGCTCGGACGCACCGGGTCCCGACTTGGCATGA
- a CDS encoding N-acetylmuramoyl-L-alanine amidase produces MRPIRPGDRGPAVTEIRAVLTGLDLLSKTSGPYSDEFDAATERAVRAFQQSRGLSVDGRVGAETWRALDAARWRLGARTLYHAVPVPLTGEDVRSLQERLLEMGYDVGRADAIYGIRTSRAVAQFQREVGLAPDGTCGPYTMGALRRLGRKVVGGRPQWLRESDAIRQSGPTLVGRTVVIDPGHGGTDPGVVVPDGPLRWTEADLVHDLASRLEGRLAASGVRVQLTRGPSPATCLPDIDRAQLANSLGADVFVSLHTDQHANPSAEGVATYHYGTDNGVTSATGERLAGLVQREIVARTGLRDCRTHAKSWDLLRITRMPAVRVEIGYLTSPSDRERLVDPRFRDKLVEAIVAAVQRMYLPVERDVPTGSIDVSELRAAVAAGTVVD; encoded by the coding sequence GTGCGTCCGATCCGTCCCGGTGACCGGGGACCCGCAGTGACCGAGATCCGCGCGGTGCTCACCGGTCTCGACCTCCTGTCCAAGACGAGCGGCCCGTACAGCGACGAGTTCGACGCGGCCACCGAGCGGGCCGTACGCGCGTTCCAGCAGTCCAGAGGGCTCAGCGTCGACGGCCGGGTCGGCGCCGAGACCTGGCGCGCGCTCGACGCCGCCCGCTGGCGCCTGGGCGCCCGCACCCTCTACCACGCGGTACCGGTCCCGCTCACCGGCGAGGACGTCCGGTCGCTGCAGGAACGGCTGCTGGAGATGGGGTACGACGTCGGTCGCGCCGACGCCATCTACGGCATCCGCACCTCCCGTGCGGTCGCCCAGTTCCAGCGCGAGGTGGGGCTCGCCCCCGACGGCACCTGCGGCCCGTACACCATGGGTGCGCTGCGCCGGCTGGGCCGCAAGGTGGTCGGCGGCCGGCCGCAGTGGCTGCGCGAGTCCGACGCCATCCGGCAGTCCGGCCCGACCCTGGTCGGTCGGACGGTGGTCATCGACCCCGGTCACGGCGGCACCGACCCGGGGGTCGTGGTGCCGGACGGGCCGCTGCGCTGGACGGAGGCCGACCTGGTACACGACCTGGCCAGCCGGCTCGAGGGGCGGCTCGCCGCGTCCGGCGTGCGGGTGCAACTGACCCGCGGACCGTCACCGGCGACCTGCCTGCCCGACATCGACCGGGCGCAACTGGCCAACTCCCTCGGTGCCGACGTGTTCGTCTCGCTGCACACCGACCAGCACGCCAACCCGTCCGCGGAGGGGGTCGCGACGTACCACTACGGCACCGACAACGGGGTGACCTCGGCGACCGGCGAGCGACTTGCCGGCCTGGTGCAACGGGAGATCGTCGCGCGTACCGGGCTGCGGGACTGCCGTACCCACGCGAAGTCCTGGGATCTGCTCCGGATCACCCGGATGCCGGCGGTACGCGTCGAGATCGGTTACCTCACCTCGCCGAGCGACCGGGAGCGGCTGGTCGATCCCCGGTTCCGGGACAAGCTGGTCGAGGCGATCGTGGCCGCGGTGCAGCGGATGTACCTGCCGGTGGAACGCGACGTACCCACCGGCTCGATCGACGTGAGCGAGCTGCGGGCGGCAGTCGCCGCGGGCACCGTGGTCGACTGA
- a CDS encoding ParA family protein gives MHDDGRYDDPRVTGAVGDPVSRETDYPKRQPAGASQGPPESGRNAPTSGAPWSPAPEGRDGTDPVGRPANASPDARVIPIRPNTTASTRFEAVASNHATPVAVPDPRVAPDTPTPPAGSYPPATTEAAYVSRETPMREEDDPPLAMEAMRAVQILNPSGEVTMPRPERTRVMCVANQKGGVGKTTTTVNLAVALALHGNRVLVVDLDPQGNASTGLNVPHHTGVPDVYDCLINSVPLEDVTQAVEGIPNLWCVPATIDLAGAEIELVSVVARESRLERAITAYPGHFDYVFIDCPPSLGLLTVNALVAAQEVLIPIQCEYYALEGLNQLISNINLVRQHLNPRLEVSTILLTMYDRRTRLADAVEQDVRNHFGDKVLQAVIPRNVRVSEAPSYGQSVMTYDPGSRGATSYFEAAQEIAERGAKEPVGRNA, from the coding sequence GTGCATGACGACGGTAGGTACGACGATCCTCGTGTGACCGGGGCGGTGGGTGACCCTGTTTCACGTGAAACCGACTATCCGAAACGGCAGCCGGCCGGCGCATCGCAGGGCCCACCGGAGTCCGGCCGGAATGCGCCGACGTCGGGTGCCCCGTGGTCGCCGGCCCCGGAAGGGCGGGACGGCACGGATCCGGTGGGGCGCCCGGCCAACGCATCCCCCGACGCGCGGGTGATCCCGATCCGGCCTAACACGACCGCCTCCACCCGGTTCGAGGCGGTCGCGTCCAACCACGCGACACCCGTCGCGGTGCCGGATCCCCGAGTGGCACCCGACACGCCCACGCCCCCGGCCGGTTCCTACCCGCCGGCCACCACCGAGGCCGCGTACGTTTCACGTGAAACCCCGATGCGCGAAGAGGATGACCCACCGTTGGCTATGGAGGCGATGCGCGCCGTGCAGATCCTGAATCCCAGTGGCGAGGTGACCATGCCTCGGCCGGAACGGACCCGGGTCATGTGCGTCGCCAACCAGAAGGGCGGCGTCGGAAAGACCACGACCACGGTGAACCTGGCGGTGGCACTGGCCCTGCACGGTAACCGGGTACTCGTGGTCGATCTTGATCCACAGGGCAATGCCTCTACCGGGCTGAACGTCCCGCACCACACCGGGGTGCCGGACGTCTACGACTGTCTGATCAACAGCGTGCCCCTGGAGGATGTGACCCAGGCCGTTGAGGGCATCCCCAACCTCTGGTGCGTCCCGGCCACCATCGACCTGGCAGGTGCGGAGATCGAGCTGGTCTCCGTGGTGGCCCGTGAGTCGCGCCTGGAGCGGGCGATCACCGCCTACCCCGGGCACTTCGACTACGTCTTCATCGACTGTCCGCCCTCGCTCGGGCTGCTGACCGTCAACGCGCTGGTGGCAGCGCAGGAGGTGCTCATCCCGATCCAGTGCGAGTACTACGCACTCGAAGGGCTGAACCAACTCATCAGCAACATCAACCTGGTCCGCCAGCACCTCAACCCGCGGCTGGAGGTCTCCACCATCCTGCTCACCATGTACGACCGGCGTACCCGTCTCGCCGACGCGGTGGAGCAGGACGTCCGGAACCACTTTGGTGACAAGGTGCTCCAGGCGGTGATCCCGCGTAACGTGCGAGTCTCCGAGGCGCCCAGCTACGGCCAGTCGGTGATGACCTACGATCCCGGTTCGCGGGGGGCGACGAGCTACTTCGAGGCCGCCCAGGAGATCGCCGAGCGGGGCGCCAAGGAGCCGGTGGGCCGGAATGCGTAG
- a CDS encoding protein kinase family protein gives MPSSAGPSIGTTTEGGRVTQVGEGQDADETTPPVMTFGAPTAGEILAERYELVEHINNDSAGRLVWRGVDVVLRRPVAVVMRYPGGASATEMLQAAVAASRVIHPNLVGVYDAIDEADRAYVVREWVDGQSLRDLVADGPFDAARATAVGNSVASALAAVHATGMVHGNVHPGTVMISDDGRVVLADARTDGADSQENDVRAVGGVLYFAMTGYWPHNEAPLRGATAGHGRAAIPDAVRDANGVVAAPRQVRAGVPAYLDDLTMDLLDGGIAPPSSDVLAAELARLDVPDDDYLDNSGPLRFAGDTGDEPSPLAAAGGRKVALGIAGLLAVALVGLLIGISTLGDDEDPQTNPVAAPSSSAPVTEDEPAAPAVRKLAISGARIIDPDSNDRAEVRDAEKVFDGDQDEGWSTQTYRGSGNFGNLKRGMGVWIDLGDQHTVKSVQVNLSDTGASAELFTGTVDAPSNSSGDDQILTAYQKNRIGQPFEAHDGTTMTFDGFDADQKYRYLLFWITELPPNGSGFKVGVQEITVQGS, from the coding sequence ATGCCCAGCAGCGCGGGTCCATCGATCGGCACGACCACCGAGGGAGGACGGGTGACCCAGGTCGGCGAGGGTCAGGACGCGGACGAGACCACGCCGCCGGTCATGACCTTCGGTGCTCCGACGGCCGGTGAGATCCTCGCCGAGCGTTACGAACTGGTCGAGCACATCAACAACGACAGCGCGGGCCGCCTGGTCTGGCGCGGTGTCGACGTGGTGCTGCGCCGGCCCGTCGCGGTCGTCATGCGCTACCCGGGCGGCGCCTCCGCCACCGAGATGCTCCAGGCCGCCGTCGCCGCCAGCCGGGTCATCCACCCCAATCTGGTCGGCGTCTACGACGCCATCGACGAGGCCGATCGGGCCTACGTGGTGCGCGAGTGGGTCGACGGGCAGTCGCTGCGGGACCTGGTCGCGGACGGGCCGTTCGACGCCGCTCGCGCCACCGCCGTCGGCAACTCCGTCGCCAGTGCGCTGGCCGCCGTGCACGCCACCGGCATGGTCCACGGCAACGTCCACCCCGGCACGGTGATGATCAGTGACGACGGCCGCGTCGTGCTCGCGGACGCGCGCACCGACGGGGCCGACTCCCAGGAGAACGACGTCCGGGCGGTCGGCGGAGTCCTCTACTTCGCGATGACCGGTTACTGGCCGCACAACGAGGCACCGCTGCGCGGCGCCACCGCCGGGCACGGTCGTGCGGCCATTCCCGACGCGGTGCGCGACGCCAACGGTGTGGTGGCGGCGCCACGCCAGGTCCGGGCCGGCGTGCCGGCCTACCTCGACGACCTGACGATGGACCTGCTCGACGGCGGGATAGCACCGCCGTCGTCGGATGTCCTGGCCGCGGAACTGGCCCGGCTCGACGTACCCGACGACGACTACCTCGACAACAGTGGCCCGCTGCGTTTCGCCGGTGACACCGGCGACGAGCCGTCGCCGCTGGCGGCGGCGGGCGGACGCAAGGTCGCCCTGGGCATCGCCGGCCTGCTGGCGGTGGCCCTGGTGGGGCTCCTCATCGGCATCAGCACGCTGGGCGACGACGAGGATCCACAGACCAACCCGGTCGCCGCGCCGAGTTCCAGCGCTCCGGTGACCGAGGATGAGCCTGCGGCACCGGCCGTCCGGAAGCTGGCGATCAGCGGCGCTCGGATCATCGACCCCGACAGCAACGACCGCGCCGAGGTCCGTGACGCCGAGAAGGTCTTCGACGGCGACCAGGACGAGGGCTGGTCGACGCAGACGTACCGCGGTAGCGGCAATTTCGGCAACCTCAAGCGGGGCATGGGCGTCTGGATCGACCTGGGCGACCAGCACACGGTCAAGTCGGTGCAGGTGAATCTCTCCGACACCGGCGCCTCCGCAGAACTCTTCACCGGCACCGTCGACGCCCCCTCGAACAGCTCGGGCGACGACCAGATCCTCACCGCGTACCAGAAGAACCGGATCGGGCAGCCCTTCGAGGCGCACGACGGCACGACCATGACCTTCGACGGCTTCGACGCCGACCAGAAGTACCGCTACCTGCTGTTCTGGATCACCGAGCTGCCGCCGAACGGAAGCGGCTTCAAGGTCGGGGTGCAGGAGATCACGGTCCAGGGGTCATGA